A stretch of Corallococcus macrosporus DNA encodes these proteins:
- the pssA gene encoding CDP-diacylglycerol--serine O-phosphatidyltransferase has product MKLRKLMFVLPNLFTVTSIFCGFYAITLCSGEAEPVQLYQAALAILFAMFFDGFDGRVARLTKTQSDFGMQLDSLADVMSFGAAPALLVYKWALAPMGFWGLFISFAFMACGAMRLARFNVLAMRNPHGGGGGFFVGLPIPLAAGVLVSLIISHHVASQGEALSDSARLPVAVAVGALSLLMVSTVRYRTFKDARPSRKLALVFMVMALTGAFIAQRFHPAWVLVTYFFAYLLMGLVESAVSVRSRLASRKVGAVAAVAVAAGLDEDDDEDSEPNATTDDGPAFL; this is encoded by the coding sequence ATGAAGCTGCGGAAACTGATGTTCGTGCTCCCGAACCTCTTCACCGTCACGTCCATCTTCTGTGGCTTCTACGCCATCACCCTGTGCTCGGGTGAGGCAGAACCGGTGCAGCTGTACCAGGCGGCCCTGGCCATCCTCTTCGCCATGTTCTTCGACGGGTTCGACGGACGGGTGGCCCGGCTGACGAAGACGCAGAGCGACTTCGGCATGCAACTCGACAGCCTCGCGGACGTCATGTCCTTTGGCGCGGCGCCGGCGCTGCTCGTCTACAAGTGGGCGTTGGCCCCCATGGGCTTCTGGGGCCTGTTCATCTCCTTCGCGTTCATGGCCTGCGGTGCCATGCGGCTCGCGCGCTTCAACGTGCTCGCCATGCGCAACCCGCACGGCGGTGGTGGCGGCTTCTTCGTGGGCCTCCCCATCCCGCTGGCGGCTGGCGTGCTCGTCTCCCTCATCATCTCCCACCACGTGGCCAGCCAGGGCGAGGCGCTCAGTGACAGCGCGCGCCTGCCGGTGGCGGTCGCGGTGGGCGCCCTGTCGCTGCTGATGGTGTCCACGGTGCGCTACCGCACCTTCAAGGACGCGCGTCCCAGCCGGAAGTTGGCGCTCGTCTTCATGGTCATGGCGCTCACGGGCGCGTTCATCGCCCAGCGGTTCCACCCGGCCTGGGTGCTGGTGACGTACTTCTTCGCGTACCTGCTGATGGGGCTGGTGGAGTCCGCGGTCTCGGTGCGCAGCCGGCTGGCGTCGCGCAAGGTCGGCGCTGTCGCCGCGGTGGCGGTGGCGGCCGGGCTCGACGAGGACGACGACGAGGACTCCGAGCCCAACGCCACCACGGACGACGGTCCCGCGTTCCTCTGA
- a CDS encoding alpha/beta fold hydrolase produces MPYGQWALWGLIAAAVLLLVNVGWVLLVRRWYRLKGPLPEMLRVRCADGWELTVHARRAPVRRFAEPVLLCHGLAANRFTFDFEPPYSVAHYLTEAGFDCFSVEWRGTGHSQRPPRGRRPTDFTVDDHINHDGPALLELALKETGAKQAFWLGHSLGGLVGYGVAQGPEGGKLAGLLELGAPVYLKSEPFLRTLISLGVRAAWPGSIRQSWVSASMAPFLGYLALPLSDIVVNPRHVPPRVLRQLSVNMMAAMSRKVLLQFQDWISHDAFRSYDRKTDWRAGIAKLQLPVLVMGGSADRLATAANVEAQYALLTSPDRALHVFGRDRGDKMDYGHGDLIFGTGAPMEVYPVIRQWLEQRATPLPPTSAPTQG; encoded by the coding sequence ATGCCGTACGGGCAGTGGGCCCTGTGGGGATTGATCGCGGCGGCGGTGCTGCTGCTGGTGAACGTCGGGTGGGTCCTGCTCGTGCGGCGGTGGTACCGCCTCAAGGGACCTCTTCCCGAGATGCTGCGCGTGCGCTGCGCGGATGGGTGGGAACTGACCGTCCACGCGCGGCGGGCCCCGGTGCGCCGCTTCGCCGAGCCTGTCCTGCTATGCCACGGGCTGGCGGCCAACCGCTTCACCTTCGACTTCGAGCCGCCCTACTCCGTGGCCCACTACCTCACCGAGGCGGGCTTCGACTGCTTCAGCGTGGAGTGGCGTGGCACCGGGCACTCGCAGCGTCCGCCTCGGGGCCGGCGGCCCACGGACTTCACCGTCGACGACCACATCAACCACGATGGACCGGCCCTGCTGGAGCTGGCGCTGAAGGAGACCGGCGCGAAGCAGGCGTTCTGGCTGGGCCACTCGCTGGGCGGCCTGGTGGGGTACGGCGTGGCCCAGGGCCCCGAGGGCGGCAAGCTGGCGGGCCTGCTCGAATTGGGGGCGCCGGTGTACCTCAAGTCAGAGCCGTTCCTGCGGACGCTCATCTCGCTGGGCGTGCGCGCCGCGTGGCCCGGGAGCATCCGGCAGTCATGGGTCAGCGCCAGCATGGCGCCTTTCCTGGGCTACCTCGCGCTGCCCCTGTCGGACATCGTCGTGAATCCCCGGCACGTCCCGCCGCGCGTCCTGCGGCAGCTGTCCGTCAACATGATGGCGGCGATGAGCCGCAAGGTGCTGCTCCAGTTCCAGGATTGGATCTCCCACGACGCGTTCCGCTCCTACGACCGCAAGACGGATTGGCGCGCGGGCATCGCGAAGCTCCAGCTGCCCGTGCTGGTCATGGGCGGCAGCGCGGACCGGCTCGCCACCGCGGCCAACGTGGAGGCGCAGTACGCGCTGCTCACGTCACCGGATCGCGCGCTGCACGTCTTTGGCCGGGACCGTGGGGACAAGATGGATTACGGCCACGGCGACCTCATCTTCGGCACCGGGGCGCCGATGGAGGTCTACCCCGTCATCCGCCAGTGGCTCGAACAGCGCGCCACGCCCCTGCCTCCCACGTCCGCGCCCACTCAGGGCTGA
- the ltaE gene encoding low-specificity L-threonine aldolase, which yields MKPIDFRSDTVTKPTPAMRRLIADAEVGDDVYGEDPTVRRLEERVAERLGLEAAVFVPSGTQANQIAIGVHCRSGDEVLTEEGSHILHYEGGAVPALWGVQPAPLPGERGLLTPETVAAAVREDNIHNPRTRLLSLENTHNRGGGTVWPVDRFRAVVEAGRKAGLAVHLDGARLFNAQVAAGKPASAWASLTDSTAVCFSKGLGAPVGSALAGKADVIREARRLRKRLGGGMRQAGILAAAALYALEHHVERLAEDHANARRLAEGLAQIPGVKVDLSRVETNMVFADLVRPAAEASALLLKQGVLANPTGPHSIRLVCHLDVSRADIDDALARIRQAIAS from the coding sequence ACGAAGCCCACGCCCGCCATGCGCCGGCTCATCGCCGACGCGGAGGTGGGCGACGACGTCTACGGCGAGGACCCCACGGTGCGCCGGCTGGAGGAGCGCGTGGCGGAGCGGCTCGGGCTGGAGGCCGCCGTCTTCGTCCCCTCCGGCACGCAGGCGAACCAGATTGCCATCGGCGTGCACTGCCGCTCGGGCGACGAGGTACTGACGGAGGAGGGCAGCCACATCCTCCACTACGAAGGCGGCGCGGTGCCGGCGCTGTGGGGCGTGCAGCCCGCGCCCCTTCCGGGCGAGCGCGGCCTCTTGACGCCGGAGACCGTCGCGGCGGCGGTGCGCGAGGACAACATCCACAACCCGCGCACGCGGCTGCTCTCGCTGGAGAACACGCACAACCGAGGCGGCGGCACGGTGTGGCCGGTGGACCGTTTCCGCGCGGTGGTGGAGGCGGGGCGGAAGGCCGGGCTCGCGGTGCACCTGGACGGCGCGCGGCTGTTCAACGCGCAGGTGGCGGCGGGGAAGCCCGCGTCCGCGTGGGCGTCGCTGACGGACTCGACGGCGGTGTGCTTCTCCAAGGGGCTGGGCGCGCCGGTGGGCTCGGCGCTCGCGGGCAAGGCGGACGTCATCCGCGAGGCGCGGCGGCTGCGCAAGCGGCTGGGCGGCGGCATGCGGCAGGCAGGCATCCTCGCGGCGGCGGCGCTCTACGCGCTGGAGCACCACGTGGAGCGCCTGGCCGAGGACCACGCCAACGCGCGCCGGCTGGCGGAAGGCCTGGCCCAGATTCCGGGCGTGAAGGTGGACCTGTCGCGCGTGGAGACGAACATGGTGTTCGCGGACCTGGTGCGCCCGGCCGCCGAGGCCTCCGCGCTGCTCCTGAAGCAGGGCGTGCTGGCCAACCCCACCGGCCCGCACTCCATCCGCCTCGTGTGCCACCTGGACGTGTCCAGGGCGGACATCGACGACGCCCTCGCGCGCATCCGCCAGGCCATCGCGAGCTGA
- a CDS encoding peptidoglycan DD-metalloendopeptidase family protein codes for MRRPAVLALLALSACATQRPGKMSFEELYATSGDSGFSSSAPFLPHEPERARGPLAPERSAELDAALTAFAHQAQAYREKVQRGSAMPADQVRNWEAMNAALDAFLARPVEHTDTRDLTRARGVMEAELEQDARLYGDMPGPLAEAVVVRVGRLIVRASTLRRWELPPEPSGPPRLAWPVEPVTITSLYGERWHPITGRLRRHSGVDLAARRGQPVGVAERGVVLRAGWNGDHGKMVEVQHDGQWVTRYSHLSEVLVTTGEVVARGDVVGLAGDTGLATGVHVHFELWHDGSSLDPLEALVAPEAAPDTSEERPVARMPAESPVLTSQGRHPSTGSRP; via the coding sequence GTGCGCCGACCCGCCGTCCTCGCCCTGCTGGCCCTCTCCGCCTGCGCGACCCAGCGCCCGGGCAAGATGAGCTTTGAGGAGCTGTACGCGACCTCGGGCGACAGCGGCTTCAGCAGCAGCGCCCCCTTCCTGCCGCACGAACCGGAGCGCGCCCGGGGACCGCTGGCCCCCGAGCGCTCAGCGGAGCTCGACGCCGCGCTCACCGCGTTCGCGCATCAGGCCCAGGCCTACCGAGAGAAGGTCCAGCGCGGCAGCGCCATGCCCGCCGACCAGGTGCGCAACTGGGAGGCGATGAACGCGGCCCTGGACGCCTTCCTGGCCCGGCCGGTGGAGCACACCGACACGCGCGACCTGACGCGCGCCCGGGGCGTGATGGAGGCCGAGCTGGAGCAGGACGCGCGCCTCTACGGCGACATGCCGGGCCCGCTCGCGGAGGCCGTGGTGGTGCGCGTGGGGCGCCTCATCGTGCGCGCGTCCACGCTGCGCCGTTGGGAGCTGCCACCGGAGCCGTCGGGGCCGCCGCGCCTCGCCTGGCCCGTGGAGCCGGTCACCATCACCAGCCTCTACGGCGAGCGCTGGCACCCCATCACCGGCCGGCTCCGCCGCCACTCCGGCGTGGACCTGGCGGCCCGCCGGGGACAGCCCGTGGGCGTCGCGGAGCGGGGCGTCGTCCTGCGCGCCGGCTGGAACGGTGACCACGGCAAGATGGTGGAGGTCCAGCACGACGGCCAGTGGGTGACGCGCTACAGCCACCTGTCCGAGGTCCTGGTGACGACCGGCGAGGTGGTGGCGAGGGGCGACGTCGTGGGGCTCGCGGGGGACACGGGCCTGGCGACCGGCGTCCACGTCCACTTCGAGCTCTGGCACGACGGCAGTTCACTGGATCCGCTGGAGGCGCTCGTCGCCCCAGAAGCGGCCCCGGACACCTCCGAGGAGCGTCCCGTGGCCCGCATGCCCGCGGAGTCCCCCGTCCTCACGTCCCAGGGGCGGCACCCGTCCACGGGTTCGCGCCCCTGA
- a CDS encoding HU family DNA-binding protein: protein MTKAELVEVVAAQSKLTKKQAAQILDSVFTNIGKAVKKDTRFSYPGFGTWSLRSRKARKIRNPQTNEMMKLKASKTVGFRPAKELKNSL from the coding sequence ATGACCAAGGCAGAGCTCGTGGAGGTGGTGGCTGCGCAGTCGAAGCTGACGAAGAAGCAGGCCGCCCAGATCCTCGACAGCGTCTTCACCAACATCGGTAAGGCGGTGAAGAAGGACACGCGCTTCAGCTACCCCGGGTTCGGTACGTGGTCGCTGCGCTCGCGCAAGGCGCGGAAGATCCGCAACCCGCAGACCAACGAGATGATGAAGCTCAAGGCGTCGAAGACGGTCGGTTTCCGTCCCGCCAAGGAGCTGAAGAACTCGCTGTAG
- a CDS encoding CinA family nicotinamide mononucleotide deamidase-related protein, with product MRVELLCTGDELVTGLITDTNSTYLEARLFDLGVKVARVTVVGDVRPDITGALLEASARADVVIVSGGLGPTADDFTLECAASAAGVPLREDARVLGWLKERYAARGMPMNPGALRMARIPAGTEPVRNPQGSAPLVIQQLGRAHLFFLPGVPREYRALVDGEVLPRVRAWLASEPDRTFRAFRLLRTVRLPESVLNERVMPLAPSHPRVVFGFRTHAPENHLKLMAEAPTQSEADAALAAAEAACRKVLGTHVYGADGSEYAPVLLDLLARAGHTLAVAESCTGGLVAQELTAVPGSSQVFIGGAVAYSEKMKSAWVGVPPDLLAKHSAVSSQTALAMAEGVRAACGATFGLSVTGYAGPGGGTPEDPVGTVYCGLAGPDMEPRCERISLAGDRDRVRLFAASHVLEMLRLHLLAAAPVSP from the coding sequence ATGCGCGTCGAGCTGCTGTGCACCGGTGACGAGCTCGTCACCGGCCTCATCACGGACACCAACAGCACCTACCTGGAAGCCCGCCTCTTCGACCTGGGTGTGAAGGTCGCACGGGTGACGGTGGTGGGCGACGTCCGCCCGGACATCACGGGCGCGCTGCTGGAGGCCTCGGCGCGCGCGGACGTGGTCATCGTCTCCGGGGGCCTGGGCCCCACGGCGGATGACTTCACGCTGGAGTGCGCGGCCTCGGCGGCGGGCGTACCCCTGCGAGAGGACGCACGGGTGCTCGGCTGGCTGAAGGAGCGCTACGCCGCGCGAGGCATGCCCATGAACCCGGGCGCCCTCCGCATGGCGCGCATCCCCGCGGGCACGGAGCCGGTGCGCAATCCCCAGGGCTCGGCGCCGCTGGTCATCCAGCAGCTCGGCCGCGCCCACCTGTTCTTCCTGCCAGGAGTTCCCCGCGAATACCGCGCCCTGGTGGACGGCGAGGTGCTGCCTCGTGTGCGGGCCTGGCTCGCCTCCGAACCCGACCGCACGTTCCGAGCCTTCCGCCTGCTGCGAACGGTGCGCCTCCCCGAGTCCGTGTTGAACGAGCGGGTGATGCCGCTGGCCCCCAGCCATCCCCGGGTGGTGTTCGGCTTCCGGACGCACGCGCCGGAGAACCACCTGAAGCTGATGGCGGAGGCCCCCACGCAGTCGGAGGCCGACGCCGCGCTCGCCGCCGCGGAGGCCGCCTGCCGGAAGGTGCTGGGCACGCACGTCTACGGCGCGGATGGCAGCGAATACGCCCCCGTCCTGCTGGATCTGCTCGCGCGCGCCGGCCACACGCTGGCGGTGGCGGAGAGCTGCACGGGAGGCCTCGTCGCGCAGGAACTCACGGCCGTTCCCGGCTCCAGCCAGGTCTTCATCGGGGGCGCGGTCGCCTACTCGGAGAAGATGAAGTCCGCCTGGGTGGGCGTCCCCCCGGACCTCCTCGCGAAGCACAGCGCCGTGTCGTCGCAGACGGCGCTCGCCATGGCGGAGGGAGTCCGCGCCGCCTGCGGCGCCACGTTCGGCCTGTCCGTCACGGGCTACGCGGGACCCGGCGGAGGCACGCCCGAGGACCCTGTGGGCACCGTGTACTGCGGTCTGGCCGGCCCGGACATGGAGCCGCGCTGCGAGCGGATCTCGCTCGCGGGTGACCGCGACCGGGTCCGTCTGTTCGCCGCGTCCCATGTGCTGGAGATGTTGAGGTTGCACCTGCTCGCCGCCGCCCCCGTGTCGCCATGA